A window of Thermus tengchongensis contains these coding sequences:
- a CDS encoding electron transfer flavoprotein subunit beta/FixA family protein has protein sequence MKFVAVIRQVPDGESRLRIQGDRVDLSGATLILDQMDEYGVEEALRLKEKHGGEAIVVGFGPERTEEAIRTALAMGMDRGIHVVYEGYADPVTVAEALAPILKEESPTLILTGGQQADWDSQALGGALAEALGVPVVAWTTALELEGETAKAKHDLDEGAEWVRVRLPAVFTTQQGLNEPRYPTLPGIMKAKKKEIRKVAFQGGARVEILEESIQEKARLGKILDGKDPAAAAEELVRLLHEEAKVI, from the coding sequence ATGAAGTTCGTGGCGGTCATCAGGCAGGTACCCGATGGGGAAAGCAGGCTCAGGATCCAGGGGGATCGGGTGGACCTTTCCGGGGCCACCTTGATCCTGGACCAAATGGACGAGTACGGGGTGGAGGAAGCCCTTCGCCTAAAGGAGAAGCACGGGGGCGAGGCCATCGTGGTGGGCTTTGGCCCGGAGCGCACGGAGGAGGCCATCCGCACCGCCTTGGCCATGGGGATGGATCGGGGCATCCACGTGGTTTACGAGGGCTATGCGGATCCCGTGACCGTGGCCGAGGCCCTGGCCCCTATCCTGAAGGAGGAATCCCCAACCCTCATCCTCACGGGCGGGCAACAGGCGGACTGGGATAGCCAGGCCCTAGGCGGGGCCCTGGCGGAAGCCCTGGGCGTGCCGGTGGTGGCCTGGACCACGGCCCTCGAGCTGGAAGGGGAAACCGCCAAGGCCAAGCACGACCTGGACGAAGGGGCCGAGTGGGTGAGGGTCCGGCTTCCTGCCGTCTTCACCACGCAACAAGGCCTGAACGAGCCCCGCTACCCCACCCTGCCCGGCATCATGAAGGCCAAGAAGAAGGAGATCCGCAAGGTGGCCTTCCAGGGTGGGGCCAGGGTGGAGATCCTGGAGGAGAGCATCCAGGAAAAGGCCCGTTTGGGGAAGATCCTGGACGGCAAGGACCCGGCGGCAGCGGCGGAGGAGCTGGTGCGGCTTCTCCACGAGGAAGCCAAGGTCATCTAG
- a CDS encoding electron transfer flavoprotein subunit alpha/FixB family protein: protein MILVVLDHDGSRLRKASLEALTRARKLAEAFGEGVAGVLLAEGQAPVEEARGYVETLYVAELGPYTAERWAAGVLEAAKAGAKAILAPSSRQSRAYLGRVAYALKAGLLEDTLESWAEGEWVYATRYAYLNRVTQKVKSAPPVVLTVKPNTTPLAEPLGQVGQVVALSIPSVPTVEVLERVQEEKKGVSLTEANVVVTGGRGMGSPEAFKQVEELAALLGGAVGATRAVVDAGWRPYSEQVGQTGKTVQPSLYIALGVSGAVQHLAGMNKSKYIVAVNKDPEAPIFKHADYGIVGDVHQVLPALIQAVKRLKD, encoded by the coding sequence ATGATCCTGGTGGTGCTGGACCACGACGGCAGCAGGCTGAGGAAGGCGAGCCTCGAGGCCCTCACCCGGGCCCGGAAGCTGGCCGAGGCCTTTGGAGAAGGGGTGGCCGGGGTGCTTTTGGCGGAAGGCCAAGCCCCCGTGGAAGAGGCCCGAGGCTACGTGGAAACCCTTTACGTGGCCGAGCTCGGCCCCTACACTGCCGAGCGGTGGGCGGCTGGGGTGCTGGAAGCGGCCAAGGCAGGGGCCAAGGCCATCCTGGCGCCCTCCTCGAGGCAGAGCCGGGCCTACCTGGGCCGGGTGGCCTATGCCCTCAAAGCGGGGCTTCTGGAGGACACCCTGGAGTCCTGGGCGGAAGGGGAATGGGTCTACGCCACCCGTTACGCCTACCTGAACCGGGTGACCCAGAAGGTGAAAAGCGCTCCCCCGGTGGTCCTCACGGTGAAACCCAACACCACTCCCCTGGCGGAACCCCTGGGCCAGGTGGGCCAGGTGGTGGCGCTTTCCATCCCCTCGGTTCCCACCGTGGAGGTGCTGGAGAGGGTGCAGGAGGAGAAAAAGGGTGTTTCCCTCACCGAGGCAAATGTGGTGGTCACGGGCGGCCGGGGTATGGGTAGCCCCGAGGCCTTCAAGCAAGTGGAGGAGCTTGCCGCCCTTCTGGGCGGGGCCGTGGGAGCCACCCGGGCGGTGGTGGATGCCGGCTGGCGGCCCTACAGCGAACAGGTGGGCCAGACGGGGAAAACCGTGCAACCCTCCCTGTACATCGCCCTGGGAGTTTCCGGGGCGGTCCAGCATCTTGCGGGAATGAACAAGAGCAAGTACATCGTGGCGGTGAACAAAGACCCCGAGGCCCCCATCTTCAAGCACGCCGACTACGGCATCGTGGGGGACGTACACCAGGTCCTCCCCGCCTTGATCCAGGCGGTGAAAAGGCTAAAGGATTAG